DNA sequence from the Agromyces aureus genome:
TCGTCGGTGCGCTCGTCGCCGGCGCCGCGTTCTTCCTGCAGGGGCCGATCTCCGCCGTCGTCGCCCACTTCACGCCGGCCGCCGACTACGACGGCGCCGGCACGGGCGAGGTCGTCTTCATGATCCACGACGGCGACACCGGGTCCTCGATCGCCGAGAACCTCGTGTCCCAAGACGTGGTGGCGTCGTACGACGCGTTCTACGACCTGCTGCTCGCGCAGTCACCGGAGCCCGAGTTCCACCCGGGTGCCTATCAGATGGCCTCCCAGATGAGCGCGCAGGCCGCGCTCGACGCCCTCACGGACCCGGCGAACAAGCTCGAGAACACCTTCGTGATCCCGGAGGGCACCGCCCTGCCCGATGTGCTCGTCTCTGCATCGGAAGGCACCGGAGTCCCGCTCGAGGAACTGCAGGCCGCGGCCACCGAATCGCCCCAGTCGTACGGGCTTCCGGCCGAGGCGACGACGCTCGAGGGATTCCTCGCCCCGTTGACGTACACCCTCGACCCCGGCGTCGACGCGCGCGGTGTGCTGCAGAGCATGGTCGACAGCCAGATGGCGACGCTCGACGCCGCCGGCGTCGCGCCGGCCGACCGGTGGAAGACCGTCATCCTCGCGTCGATCGTGCAGCGCGAGGCGGGTTCGAACCTCGACGACTTCCCGAAGATCGCTCGGGTGTTCCAGAACCGTCTCGACCAGGGCATGAACCTCCAGTCCGACGCGACCGTGGCCTACGGCACGGGGAACATGCACACCGTCTGGACCACCGACGAGGAGCGCGCCGATGCCGGCAACCTCTACAACACGTACGCGAACCCGGGCCTGCCGGTCGGTCCGATCGGCAATCCGGGGGAGGTCGCGATCAATGCGGCCCTCCATCCCGCCGACGGGACCTGGCTGTTCTTCGTGCCGGTGAACCTCGCGACCGGCGAGACCGTCTTCTCGACCACGGTCGACGAGCACGAGGCCGCGGTCGCGCAACTGCAGGAGTGGTGCGCCGCCAGTGACGAGAACGCCGCCTACTGTGAATGACGGGCGCACCCGCCTGGCCGTTCTCGGCAAGCCGATCGCGCACTCGAAGAGCCCCGGCCTGCACCGGGCCGCGTACCGCAGGCTCGGGCTCGAGTGGGAGTACGACCGCATCGAGATCGACGGAGCCGAGGTCGGCGAGTTCGTCACGAGCCGCGACGATGCGTGGCGCGGCCTCTCGCTCACGATGCCGCTGAAGTACGACGTCATTCCGGTGCTCGACGAGGTCGACGAGATCGCCCGCATCACGGGCGCCGCGAACACGGTGCTCTTCGACGGCAGGCGCCGCCTCGGATTCAACACGGACGTCGGCGGCATCGTCCGCTCGCTCGGCGAAGCCGGCGTCGACCACGCGCGCACGGCGATCGTGATCGGCGGAGGCGCGACCGCGGCATCCGCGCTGGTCGCCCTCGCCGAGCTCGGAGTCGCCCACGTGCGCCTGCTGCTGCGTCGGCCAGAGGCAGGGGCCGCACTCCTGGAGCTCGGCCGCTCGGTCGGCGTACGCGTCACGTCGGAGCACCTCGTCGAACTGGCGGATGCCGACCCCGTCGACGTCGTGGTGAGCACCCTGCCCGGCGGAACCGACGCCGGCGTCGCGGCATCCGGAGCCCTCATCGGGGGAGCGCTGCTGCTCGACGTCGCCTACGCGCCGTGGCCGACGCCGCTCGCGTCGCAGTGGATCGACGCCGACGGCCGCGTCATCGACGGCAGCGGCATGCTGCTTCACCAGGCGCTGCTGCAGGTGCGCGTCTTCGTCGGCGGAGATCCCACCGTGCCGTTGCCCGACGAGCACGACGTGCTCGCCGTCATGCGCGAATCCCTCTGACTCCGCTGTGGAAGGATAGAAGGCATGCTTCGTTGGCTCACAGCCGGAGAATCGCACGGCCCCGAGCTCGTCGCGATCCTCGAGGGTCTTCCCGCCGGTATCCCCGTTTCGCTCGATGACATCCGTGCCGACCTGGCGCGCCGCAAGCTCGGCTACGGCCGTGGCGCGCGCATGAAGTTCGAGCAGGACGAGCTCGCGATCTCGGGCGGTGTGCGCCACGGGCTCAGTCTCGGCAGCCCGATCGCGCTTCGCGTGGGGAACACCGAGTGGCCGAAGTGGCAGGAGGTCATGAGCCCCGAGCCCATCGACCCCGCGCGCCTCGGCCGCGGTCGCGGCGCCGCGCTCACCCGCCCCCGACCCGGTCACGCCGACCTCGTCGGCATGCAGAAGTACGACTTCGACGAGGCGCGTCCGGTGCTCGAGCGCGCCAGCGCCCGCGAGACGGCGGCCAGGGTCGCGCTCGGCGCGATCGCCCGCAGCTTCCTCTCGGAACTCGGCATCGAGCTCGTCGCGCACACCATCGCCATCGGCCCCGTGCGGGTGCCCGAAGGCCGGCCGCTGCCGCTGCCCCGCGACGTCGACGCGCTCGACGGCGACCCGCTGCGCTGCTTCGACGTCGAGACGTCGGCGCTCATGGTCGCCGAGGTCGATTCGGCGCACAAGGACGGCGACACGCTCGGCGGCGTCGTCGAGGTGCTGGCGTACGGCGTGCCGCCCGGCCTCGGCTCGCACGTGCACTGGGATCGCCGTCTCGACTCGCAGCTCGCCGCCGCGCTCATGGGCATCCAGGCGATCAAGGGCGTCGAGGTCGGCGACGGCTTCGAGACCACCCGGCGCCGCGGCTCGGCCGCGCACGACGAACTCCACCTGTCCGACGGCCGCATCGTGCGCGCCAGCGACCGCGCGGGCGGCACCGAGGGCGGCATGTCCACGGGTACCGTGCTGCGCGTGCGCGCGGGCATGAAGCCGATCGCGACGATCCCGCACGCACTGCCGACCGTCGACGTCGCGACCGGCGAGGCCGCGGCCGCGCACCACCAGCGATCGGATGTCTGCGCGGTCCCCGCGGCCGGCGTCGTCGCCGAGGCCATGGTCGCGCTCACGCTCGCGAACGCCGTGCTCGAGAAGTTCGGCGGCGACTCCGTCGGCGAGACGCGCCGCAACCTCGAGTCGTACCTCGCGGCGATCCCCGATGCGCTCCGCACGGAGGTCGTCTCGGCGGATGCCGCTCCGATCCGTGGCTGACGTCGGGGCGCACGCCCTGCAGCTCCCGCTCGTGCTCATCGGCCCGATGGGCGCGGGCAAGTCACGCGTGGGAGGCCGACTCGCGACATCCGTCGGCGTGCCGTTCATCGACACCGACACGCGCATCGAGCAGCGGCACGGCCCGATCGACGCGATCTTCGCGCGCGACGGCGAAGCCGCCTTCCGTGCCCTCGAACGCGACGTCGTGGCCGAGGCGCTCACCGAGCCGGCCGTGGTCTCGCTCGGCGGCGGTGCGGTGCTGCACCCCGACACCAGGGCCGATCTCGAGGAGGCCGCCGTCGTCTGGCTGACGGTGACGCCCGAGGCGGTCGCCGTCAGACTCGTCGGCGGCAACCGGCCCCTGCTCGCGGGCGGCGGCATCGAACGCTGGAAGGCCATCCAGGTCGAGCGGGAGCCGGTCTACGCCTCGCTCGCCGACCTCGAGATCGACACGTCGCGCCGCTCGGTCGCACGTATCGTCGAACAGATCACCGAGCGCTTCGGAGGAACACGATGACCGCAGCCGAGTCCAGCACGAGCATTCGCGTCGGGGGAGAGGGCGGCTACGACGTCGTCATCGGCAACGGCGTGCTCGCCGACCTCGGCGAGGCGCTCGGCCCGGCCGTCAGGAAGGTGCTCGTCGTGCACCCGGCGACGCTCGGCGCACGTGCCGCAGCGCTGCGGGAGGCGCTCTCCGATCGCTTCGAGGTGCTCCTCGCCGAGATCCCCGACGCCGAGGCCGGCAAGCGCATCGAGGTCGCCGCGTTCTGCTGGCAGGTGCTCGGGCAGGCCGACTTCACGCGAACCGACGCGGTCGTGGGCATCGGCGGCGGAGCGGTCACCGATCTCGCCGGATTCGTGGCGGCGACGTGGCTGCGGGGCGTTCGCGTCGTGCAGGTGCCGACGACGGTGCTCGGCATGGTCGACGCGGCCGTGGGCGGCAAGACCGGCATCAACACGAACGAGGGCAAGAACCTCGTCGGCGCGTTCCACCCGCCGGCCGCGGTGCTCTGCGACCTCGACCTGCTCGACACCCTGCCGCGCAACGAGATCCTCGCGGGCTTCGCCGAGATCGTGAAGGCGGGCTTCATCCGCTACCCCGAGATCCTCGACACGATCGAGGCCGACCCCGACGCGACGACCGACCCGACGACGCCGCAGTTCCGCCGGGTCGTCGAGCTCGCGATCCAGATGAAGGCCGACGTCGTCTCCGAAGACCTCACCGAGCAGGGGCTCCGAGAGATCCTGAACTACGGGCACACGCTCGGTCACGCGGTCGAGCACGCCGAGCGCTATCAGTGGCGTCACGGTGCGGCGATCTCGGTGGGCATGGCGTTCGCGGCCGAGCTCGGCCGTCTTTCGGGCCGGCTCTCCGACGAGGTCGCCGACCGGCACCGCAGCATCCTCGAACTGCTCGGCCTGCCCACGAGCTACCCGGCGGGCCGGTGGCCGACCCTGCTCGCCACGATGCAGCGCGACAAGAAGTCCCGCGGCGGCCAGCTGCGGTTCATCGTGCTCGACGACCTCGCCAAGCCCACCGTCATGCAGGCGCCCGACCAGTCGCTCCTGTTCGCCGCCTATCAGGAGATCGGTTCCTGATGTCAGGCGGATCGGTCGCCCGTTCGCGGGGCGTCGTCCCGCGCGGGCGACGGATGCCGCGCCGATAGGCTTCCACTCATGACGACGATCCTCGTACTGAACGGTCCGAACCTCGGCCGGCTCGGCACCCGCGAGCCCGAGGTGTACGGCAGCGAGACGCTCGCGGACATCGGAGCGCAGCTCGCGGCATCCGTTCCCGACGGGGTCGAGATCGACCTGCGCCAGTCCGACGACGAGGCCGAGCTCATCGGGTGGATCCACGAGGCCGTCGACCGCAAGCTGCCGGTCGTGATGAACCCCGCGGCGTTCACGCACTACAGCTACGCACTCCGGGATGCCGCAGCGCAGCTGAAGCAGGCGGGCGTGCCGCTCGTCGAGGTGCACCTCTCGAACCCGCACGCCCGCGAGACGTTCCGGCACACGAGCGTCATCTCGGGCGTGGCGAGCGGCGTGATCGCCGGTTTCGGAGCGGACTCGTACCGCCTCGCCGTCGACGCCGTTCTGCGTTCGCTGGGGTGAGTCGACTACACTCGATCAGTCGCACACCTTCGTCGTGCGCCCGATACTTTCACCGAATCGAACGGAATCACCTTCATGGCAAGCACCGCTGACATCAAGAACGGCGTCGTCCTCTCCATCGACGGGCAGCTCTGGAGCGTCATCGAGTTCCAGCACGTCAAGCCCGGCAAGGGTGGCGCGTTCGTCCGCACCAAGCTGAAGAACGTCGTCTCGGGCAAGGTCGTCGACCGCACGTACAACGCCGGCGCGAAGATCGAGATCGAGAACGTCGACCGCCGGGACTTCAGCTACCTGTACGCCGACGGCGACGGCTTCGTGTTCATGGACACGTCCGACTACGACCAGATCACGGTGCCCGGCACGGTCGTCGGCGACGCCGCGAACTTCATGCTCGAGAACCAGGCCGTGACGATCGCCCTGAACAACGGCAACCCGCTCTACGTCGAGCTGCCGGCATCCGTCGTGCTCGAGATCACCTACACCGAGCCGGGCCTGCAGGGCGACCGCTCGACCGGCGGCACGAAGCCCGCGACCGTCCAGACGGGCTACGAGATCCAGGTCCCGCTGTTCCTCGAGACCGGCACGAAGGTCAAGGTCGACACCCGCGACGGCTCCTACCTCGGGCGCGTGAACGACTAGTGAGTGCCCGCACGAAGGCGCGCAAGCGCGCCCTCGACCTGCTCTACTCCGCGGACATGCGGCAGGTTCCGGTCGAGCAGCTGCTCGTGACCGAAGCCGAGCGTGCCGCCGGCGAACCCGAACGGCAGAAGTCGTGGCTCTACGCGCGCGAGATCGTCGACGGCGTCGTCGATCACCGCGAGGAGATCGACGAACTCATCACGACGCACTCCCGGGGCTGGACCCTCGAGCGCATGCCCGCCGTCGACCGCGCCCTGCTGCGCATCGGCGCCTGGGAGATCCTCTACAACGACAGCGTGCCCGACCCCGTGGCGATCTCCGAGGCGGTCGAGGCGGCAACCGTGCTGTCGACCGACGACTCGGCCGGGTTCGTCAACGGCCTGCTCGCGGCCATCTCGCACTCCAAGGCCTGACGCCCGACTCGACCAGCCCGACGGCCCGCGCGACGACTTCGCGCGGGCCGTCGTGCTGTGCGAAGGAGCGCGCCAGCCGTTCGGCGGCGCCGCGACCACCCGCCGTTCGTGATGACGGCCGATGCCCGGTCGAGCACCGGCCCGAACGGGATGCGGCCCGCCAGGCGAGCGCATCGGTGATTTCACCGGACCTGCTCATATGAGCAACTCGGTGCTCGCACCGAGAACGGGTTCAGGGTATCGGCTGAGCGCGAATCAGCGTCCCTCCTGACGATGCCCGGTCCTTCCTTGGATGAGATGGTCACCGTCGCCGAACTCCGGCGACGGAATCCACCCAGATCTCGAAGGGATCCGTCATGTCCACCACCGCCATCGGAAGCGGCCGCACCTCCACGGCGGCCGGTCTCGATTCGATCCTCGACCAGGCGAACCGCGCGCAGGCCGTCCTGCAGCGCTTCTTCGCCAAGGCCGGCGTCCCGACGCTCCGCATCGCCCTCGGCCTCGTCTTCCTCGGCTTCGGCGCGCTCAAGTTCCTGCCGGGCGTCAGCCCCGTCGAGGAACTCGTCGTCGCCACCTGGGGTGCGCTGAGCTTCGGCCTCGTCGGCCCGCAGCTCGCCATGGCGCTCACCGCCTTGATGGAGGTCGCCGTCGGGCTCGCGCTCGTGACCGGCGTGTTCCTCCGCATCGGGCTCCTCGTGCTCGCTGCGACGTTCGTCGGCATCTTCTCGCCGCTCGTGTTCTTCGCGGGCGACCTGTTCACGACCGCGGGCCCGACGCTCACCGCGCAGTACGTCCTGAAGGACGTCGTGCTGGTCGGAGCCGCCATGGTCGTGGCCGCCAGGGCGCTGCAGCGACCGATCGGTCGTGTGTGACACGACGTTTCCCACCGGGAACGGCCCTCGCATCGCGAGGGCCGTTCCGTGGTTCGCCGACGTCCGGCGGGTTCCGGTCGCCAGCGGTCCGCCGCCTGTCGTCTGCATCAGGCTCGGCGGCGACTGCGGTTCAGGGCCGGGGGTCGGATGCGTCGTACCCGCGGAACCCCGGCTGGAGCCGGAGCAGGACCGCGACGAGCGCCACGATCAGCAGGCCTCCCGCGAGCGGCGGGAACCAGAGCGCGAGCGACGTCGCGAGCACGCCGACCCAGAGATCGCCGAGACGTGGCCCGCCCGCGACCACCACGACGAACACGCCCTGCATCCGGCCGAGCATCTCGTCGGGCACGGCCGTCATGAGCATGGTGCTCCGGAAGATGGCGCTCACCTCGTCGGATGCGCCGGCGCCGACCAGCAGGACCGCCGCCGCCACGAGGGCGACGGGATTCACGTCCGTGAAGGCCGGCGCCGCGCCTCCCTGGAGGAGCGTGACGGCCAGGACAGCCCCGAAGCCGGCGATGCACGCGCCGTAGACCATGACCGACCGGCCGATCGCGACGCCGTATCGGTGCACGTGCGCGACCGGACCGCTCAAGAGGCTCGTCGTGAACGTGCCCACCGCGAACGCCGCCGTCAGGATTCCGACCGTCACCGGGCCGCCGCCGATCGCGACCGCGCCGACCGCAGGGAGCAGGGCGTACGGCCGACCGAACGTCATCGCGATGAGGTCGATCACGAAGCCGGCGCGGATGTTCGGTGCCTGCTTCAGGAATGCGAGACCGTCGAGGAGCGTGCGGATCGAGGCCCGTCGGGGCTCGCCCTCCGGCGCGATGCGCGGCAGCATGAAGATCCCGAGGAACCCGAATGCGAAGAGCACCAGGTCGACGCCGAAGGTGATCGGGAATCCGACCGTCGCGACGAGCACGCCGCCCAGTGCGGGACCGAGCGTGAGCTGCACACCCGCGCCGATCCCCGAGAGCGCCGCGGCGCGCGACACGAGCTCCGGGGGCAGGATTCGCGGCGTCACGGCCATGTGCGCGCTCCCTGAGACCGTGCCGGCGACCGTGATGACGGTCGTGAGGGCATAGAACGGCCACACCTCGACCCGGCCGCCCGACGCCCTCACCGCGACATCCGCTGCGGAGAGGATGAGGAGCCCCGCGGTGGCGGCCCAGGTCACGGTGGCGCTCGTGATGAGCACGCGTCGGCGGTCGAAGACGTCGGCGAGGACCCCGCCCCAGAGGCCGGCGACGATCATCGGTACGAGCGCGATGCCTCCGACGAGGCCGACGGCGAGCGTCGACTGCGTGATCTCGTACACCTGCAGCCCGACCGCGAGCACCGTCAACTGCGCACCGACGCCCGAGATGACGCCGCCGATCCACAGGCGTGCGAAGGCGGGCGAGGCCCTCAGCGGCGCGAGGTCGACGAACCTGCGCCGGGTTCCCGACGTCGGGGCGGTCGACGCGTCCGCGTCGGCAGGAGCGGGCGGAGCGGAATCGGGCACCGCACGATGCTACGCGTTCCGCGCGACCTGCCGTTTCGAGCCTGATCAGGCGGCTGATAGGCTGGGGGAGTTGGCAACCTTTAAGGCCGTCCCGTGAGGCGGAGAAGGGAGTCGGTCTGATGGCGCGCACAGTGCTCAATCACGCTGACATATCGCGGGCGTTGACCCGCATCGCGCACGAGATCCTCGAGTCCAATCGCGGCGCGACCGATCTCGTCATCCTCGGCATCCCGACGCGTGGCACCGTACTGGCCCGTCGCATCGCCGAACTGATCCAGCGCATCGAGCCGTCTGCTCCGGTGCAGCTCGCCGGATCGCTCGACGTGACCATGTATCGCGACGACCTCTCCCGCAGCCGCATCCGCATGCCGTCGCCCACCGAACTGCCGCCCGGCGGCATCGACGGCAAGACCGTCGTGCTCGTCGACGACGTGCTCTACTCCGGCCGCACCATCCGCTCGGCCTTCGACGCCCTGAGCGACCTCGGTCGGGCGCGCGCCGTGCGACTCGCCGTGCTCGTCGACCGCGGCCACCGCGACTTCCCCATCCGCGCCGACTTCGTCGGCAAGAACCTGCCGAGCGCCGCGAGCGAGCGCATCAACGTGCGGCTCACCGAGGTCGACGGCGGCGACGACCACGTCACGATCGAGGGAGGCGCCGAATGAGGCACCTGCTCAGCACCCGCTCGCTCTCCCGCGACGAGGCGATCGCGCTGCTCGACATCGCCGAGGACATGGCGGCCGTGCAGCACCGCGAGGTGAAGAAGCTCCCGACCCTGCGCGGCAAGACCGTGGTCAACCTCTTCTTCGAGGACTCCACGCGCACGCGCATCTCGTTCGAGGCCGCGGCGAAGCGTCTCTCGGCCGACGTCATCAACTTCAGCGCCAAGGGTTCGAGCGTGTCGAAGGGCGAGAGCCTGAAGGACACCGCGCAGACCCTGCAGGCCATGGGCGCCGACGGCGTCGTGATCCGGCACCCGGCATCCGGCGCGCCGTACACGCTCGCCACGAGCGGCTGGATCGATGCGGGCGTCGTCAACGCGGGCGACGGCACGCACGAGCACCCCACGCAGGCGCTGCTCGACGCGTTCACGATGCGCAGCCGCCTGCATGGCGCTGCGAGCCGGGGCAAGGGCCTCGACGGCGTGCGCGTGGTGATCGTGGGCGACATCCTCCACTCCCGCGTCGCACGCTCGAACGTCTGGCTGCTCTCCACGCTCGGCGCCGAGGTCACGCTCGTCGCGCCGCCGACGCTCGTGCCCGTCGATATGGCCGGCTGGCCGGCATCCGTCGCCTTCGACCTCGACGAGGCGCTCGCGACGAAGCCCGACGTGGTCATGATGCTCCGCATCCAGGCGGAGC
Encoded proteins:
- a CDS encoding DoxX family membrane protein, which produces MSTTAIGSGRTSTAAGLDSILDQANRAQAVLQRFFAKAGVPTLRIALGLVFLGFGALKFLPGVSPVEELVVATWGALSFGLVGPQLAMALTALMEVAVGLALVTGVFLRIGLLVLAATFVGIFSPLVFFAGDLFTTAGPTLTAQYVLKDVVLVGAAMVVAARALQRPIGRV
- the pyrR gene encoding bifunctional pyr operon transcriptional regulator/uracil phosphoribosyltransferase PyrR, which produces MMARTVLNHADISRALTRIAHEILESNRGATDLVILGIPTRGTVLARRIAELIQRIEPSAPVQLAGSLDVTMYRDDLSRSRIRMPSPTELPPGGIDGKTVVLVDDVLYSGRTIRSAFDALSDLGRARAVRLAVLVDRGHRDFPIRADFVGKNLPSAASERINVRLTEVDGGDDHVTIEGGAE
- a CDS encoding MFS transporter, with the translated sequence MPDSAPPAPADADASTAPTSGTRRRFVDLAPLRASPAFARLWIGGVISGVGAQLTVLAVGLQVYEITQSTLAVGLVGGIALVPMIVAGLWGGVLADVFDRRRVLITSATVTWAATAGLLILSAADVAVRASGGRVEVWPFYALTTVITVAGTVSGSAHMAVTPRILPPELVSRAAALSGIGAGVQLTLGPALGGVLVATVGFPITFGVDLVLFAFGFLGIFMLPRIAPEGEPRRASIRTLLDGLAFLKQAPNIRAGFVIDLIAMTFGRPYALLPAVGAVAIGGGPVTVGILTAAFAVGTFTTSLLSGPVAHVHRYGVAIGRSVMVYGACIAGFGAVLAVTLLQGGAAPAFTDVNPVALVAAAVLLVGAGASDEVSAIFRSTMLMTAVPDEMLGRMQGVFVVVVAGGPRLGDLWVGVLATSLALWFPPLAGGLLIVALVAVLLRLQPGFRGYDASDPRP
- the aroQ gene encoding type II 3-dehydroquinate dehydratase codes for the protein MTTILVLNGPNLGRLGTREPEVYGSETLADIGAQLAASVPDGVEIDLRQSDDEAELIGWIHEAVDRKLPVVMNPAAFTHYSYALRDAAAQLKQAGVPLVEVHLSNPHARETFRHTSVISGVASGVIAGFGADSYRLAVDAVLRSLG
- the mltG gene encoding endolytic transglycosylase MltG; protein product: MTQLPPERRDPNSQRAATDWHALLSGDAQADAARRAAAPAQPAQQPSADAGGAAADPSRPLTRRELREREQRAQEAQATQAQAIQAQATPVQQPVPPAPDVQPSRVPEYAARAAGRPHPAPSASYGEPTQTEPPVDPFAVSRSDRRADAYDDYHEPKKKRRAPWGCLIGLLIVGALVAGAAFFLQGPISAVVAHFTPAADYDGAGTGEVVFMIHDGDTGSSIAENLVSQDVVASYDAFYDLLLAQSPEPEFHPGAYQMASQMSAQAALDALTDPANKLENTFVIPEGTALPDVLVSASEGTGVPLEELQAAATESPQSYGLPAEATTLEGFLAPLTYTLDPGVDARGVLQSMVDSQMATLDAAGVAPADRWKTVILASIVQREAGSNLDDFPKIARVFQNRLDQGMNLQSDATVAYGTGNMHTVWTTDEERADAGNLYNTYANPGLPVGPIGNPGEVAINAALHPADGTWLFFVPVNLATGETVFSTTVDEHEAAVAQLQEWCAASDENAAYCE
- a CDS encoding shikimate dehydrogenase; this encodes MNDGRTRLAVLGKPIAHSKSPGLHRAAYRRLGLEWEYDRIEIDGAEVGEFVTSRDDAWRGLSLTMPLKYDVIPVLDEVDEIARITGAANTVLFDGRRRLGFNTDVGGIVRSLGEAGVDHARTAIVIGGGATAASALVALAELGVAHVRLLLRRPEAGAALLELGRSVGVRVTSEHLVELADADPVDVVVSTLPGGTDAGVAASGALIGGALLLDVAYAPWPTPLASQWIDADGRVIDGSGMLLHQALLQVRVFVGGDPTVPLPDEHDVLAVMRESL
- the aroC gene encoding chorismate synthase, encoding MLRWLTAGESHGPELVAILEGLPAGIPVSLDDIRADLARRKLGYGRGARMKFEQDELAISGGVRHGLSLGSPIALRVGNTEWPKWQEVMSPEPIDPARLGRGRGAALTRPRPGHADLVGMQKYDFDEARPVLERASARETAARVALGAIARSFLSELGIELVAHTIAIGPVRVPEGRPLPLPRDVDALDGDPLRCFDVETSALMVAEVDSAHKDGDTLGGVVEVLAYGVPPGLGSHVHWDRRLDSQLAAALMGIQAIKGVEVGDGFETTRRRGSAAHDELHLSDGRIVRASDRAGGTEGGMSTGTVLRVRAGMKPIATIPHALPTVDVATGEAAAAHHQRSDVCAVPAAGVVAEAMVALTLANAVLEKFGGDSVGETRRNLESYLAAIPDALRTEVVSADAAPIRG
- the nusB gene encoding transcription antitermination factor NusB: MSARTKARKRALDLLYSADMRQVPVEQLLVTEAERAAGEPERQKSWLYAREIVDGVVDHREEIDELITTHSRGWTLERMPAVDRALLRIGAWEILYNDSVPDPVAISEAVEAATVLSTDDSAGFVNGLLAAISHSKA
- the aroB gene encoding 3-dehydroquinate synthase, which produces MTAAESSTSIRVGGEGGYDVVIGNGVLADLGEALGPAVRKVLVVHPATLGARAAALREALSDRFEVLLAEIPDAEAGKRIEVAAFCWQVLGQADFTRTDAVVGIGGGAVTDLAGFVAATWLRGVRVVQVPTTVLGMVDAAVGGKTGINTNEGKNLVGAFHPPAAVLCDLDLLDTLPRNEILAGFAEIVKAGFIRYPEILDTIEADPDATTDPTTPQFRRVVELAIQMKADVVSEDLTEQGLREILNYGHTLGHAVEHAERYQWRHGAAISVGMAFAAELGRLSGRLSDEVADRHRSILELLGLPTSYPAGRWPTLLATMQRDKKSRGGQLRFIVLDDLAKPTVMQAPDQSLLFAAYQEIGS
- a CDS encoding shikimate kinase, which translates into the protein MADVGAHALQLPLVLIGPMGAGKSRVGGRLATSVGVPFIDTDTRIEQRHGPIDAIFARDGEAAFRALERDVVAEALTEPAVVSLGGGAVLHPDTRADLEEAAVVWLTVTPEAVAVRLVGGNRPLLAGGGIERWKAIQVEREPVYASLADLEIDTSRRSVARIVEQITERFGGTR
- a CDS encoding aspartate carbamoyltransferase catalytic subunit, giving the protein MRHLLSTRSLSRDEAIALLDIAEDMAAVQHREVKKLPTLRGKTVVNLFFEDSTRTRISFEAAAKRLSADVINFSAKGSSVSKGESLKDTAQTLQAMGADGVVIRHPASGAPYTLATSGWIDAGVVNAGDGTHEHPTQALLDAFTMRSRLHGAASRGKGLDGVRVVIVGDILHSRVARSNVWLLSTLGAEVTLVAPPTLVPVDMAGWPASVAFDLDEALATKPDVVMMLRIQAERMHGSFFPNSREYARTWGLDDARFSQLPTTTMVMHPGPMNRGLEISALAADSAQSTVREQVANGVSVRMAALYLLLSGERGELR
- the efp gene encoding elongation factor P, which gives rise to MASTADIKNGVVLSIDGQLWSVIEFQHVKPGKGGAFVRTKLKNVVSGKVVDRTYNAGAKIEIENVDRRDFSYLYADGDGFVFMDTSDYDQITVPGTVVGDAANFMLENQAVTIALNNGNPLYVELPASVVLEITYTEPGLQGDRSTGGTKPATVQTGYEIQVPLFLETGTKVKVDTRDGSYLGRVND